The following is a genomic window from Niabella soli DSM 19437.
TTTAGTGTAAGGGGAATCATATTCCAGCTCGAGGTCGGTGATCAGGGTGGCTATAAAATAAAAAGAGCCGGAATCCTTCGTAAGTAGGTTGCCGTTCTTCCCGATCCAGCCCAGCCCGCTTTTTTGGGCCCAGCTGCGTTCCAGTACCGGGGCCGAATCTACAAATCCCCTGCCATTCACAGCGCCTATCTGTTCATTAATAAAGGATAATAAGGCGTTGAGTTTGGCGCGTATCACCTCATGATAGTCGTTCCCGTAAGCGTATTTGGCTATTTTAGCCCCGTCTGTTTGCTGAAGCTGCTGGGGAAAATAATTCATCAAAAGCGTGATCACCGATTTTGCCCCGGGAACCAGCCGGGAGGGGTCGATGCGCAGGTCGAAATAGTTTTCCATATATTTCATGGTACCATGCATGCCGCGGGATAACCATTGCTCCAGCCGGCGGGCATCATCATCCAGCTTTTCGGCTTTGGCAATGCCACAGTAGTCAAAGCCCAGTTCTTTGCTAACTATTTTAATATGTTGCGTGGCATTCATCGGGTAAAATTACTTGTTGTTGATTTAAAATTGAACTTGTTTGTATTTTTAAATCTAACCACATAGAATTATGATTGTGGAAAGAGGAACAAAAATAACATCAGTTATGTGGGGTTGTCTCAAAAGTGCTATTCGGCCGGGAAGCCGCTGAGACGGTAAGTCAAAGGCATCCGCATTTCCGACTTCCCGGCATTGATTTGCTTCTGGCTTTTGATACAGCCACATCTATGTAGCCTTGAGCACTATGACCTCTATTGAATCTATGTGGTTTAAATTTTGTTTCAACAACTTCTTTACCTTAGAGAAAACTTTTTGTATGCCACGATTAGGTCTTGCATTTTTTATTTTG
Proteins encoded in this region:
- the queG gene encoding tRNA epoxyqueuosine(34) reductase QueG, with amino-acid sequence MNATQHIKIVSKELGFDYCGIAKAEKLDDDARRLEQWLSRGMHGTMKYMENYFDLRIDPSRLVPGAKSVITLLMNYFPQQLQQTDGAKIAKYAYGNDYHEVIRAKLNALLSFINEQIGAVNGRGFVDSAPVLERSWAQKSGLGWIGKNGNLLTKDSGSFYFIATLITDLELEYDSPYTKDFCGTCTRCIDACPTNAILPGKIIDGSRCISYFTIELKDSIIPAEMQGKFENWAFGCDTCQDVCPWNRFSKPTQEAAFEPLPQILNLSSKEWESFSEEQFRKIFKHSPVKRTKLKGLQRNLKLIREK